A stretch of DNA from Channa argus isolate prfri chromosome 7, Channa argus male v1.0, whole genome shotgun sequence:
CAAACTGATCCGGATATCTCACTTGTGTAACGCCAATGTAACAGTATATAGCTACCATTGCTTTAAAAATCGAACAAACATAACGAAGGGAACAAGGGGACGTGACAGGACTTTCCATCCGACTTTCAGTCAGccacaaaatgtctttttttttttttaaataaacgaGTCATTTGGTTTTGTTAGGAGCAGAACAGTTTGTTGATAGTTTTTGGGAAACTCATGGCACTGTCTTTGGAGGATTCTTGATGCTGCTGCAAGGCCGCCGCGCTCCTGTCAGCCTCCAGAATGGCGCCTTTGGTGTTCGTGGTCCAGGAGACGGTGGTGTTGGTCAGAGCCTGGCTCAAAGTGCTGTGCCTGAACAACGGGTCGTGGAAAACCCCGTCCACCCAGTTTCTCAGGGTCGTGACCGGCGAGTCCTGCCTGTTGTCCAGGCCGGTCACGGGTGAGGTAGCAGCGGGTGATGGGGTGAGGGAGGAGGGCGGCGGCTGGCACCTCAGCATACAGGATGGGTACTCAGTCTGGTTCAGGGAGGTCGCGGTTTGTGCCAAAGACCAGATGCGAGGTTTGCCGTCTAATATCTGGTGCccttgctgttgttgctgctgctgctgttgctgattaTAACACGCCTTCGTCTGCTGTCTGTTGTCCGGTTGGAAGTCCCCCGGGTTCGTTTTGAGACAACTTTTGCTCAAGTCCTGCTCCCCCCCGAGAGGAACGGGGATGGAGATTTTCAGAGACGCGTCCTTGATGAGGTGATCGGTGGGGCAGTCGGCTGTCGTTGACATGTGCGCGTTCATGTGGTATCGGTGCTTCAACTCACACTCCGAGCTCTCAGACTCAAGGGTGTCGAAATCCTCCAAGTCGCTCAGCTGGAGGTCCTTATCAGCCCGACTTCTGGTctctgggaaaaaaagagaaagatagaGAATAGAACAGCAGACATGTCAGTGAAATAAATGTGGCATCAGATCAGATAATGTCAGTCACACTGGAATGCAACACTGAACCTGCAATCACACTTTAAAAATCCCAGTTATGATCAAGAAGTAGTATTTGTTATCAAAACAATTATACACTTTATCACAAATCAGTAATAATTTAATCTACATTGGTTTTTGTCATATCAGTTTATGAAAGAGATAACAAAAGTGATCCAAATAAGTACCTAGAGAGAGTTGGCCTGACCCTCCAGGGTGATTTTTCTCTTGCTCgtttaaactaaactaacacTGTTACATGTTAGTTTATGGAAGGCCAGTGCAGAGACTGTGAACAGCTGATGCTGCTGATAAGTTCagtttcatattattattttaagccgacattttaaaacacattttttaacagagtacatatacaataaaaagaaCTAAATGAATATCAGTAACATCTTCGACACATTTTAAGGCCTCAGTGTCATTATCTTTTTTCATGGTGCACTTATCAGTAAGCACAGCATCACACACTACAACACAAAGATTGTGGAAAGTCTAAATCTTGCATTAATAGCCTCAAAAATAGTGTTGCATATTTGAGGATCCCGGCCCATTTTGGTTGTCATCCTAGTATGTCCTActtgaaaataaagtttaaagtttcttttctttttgtaaggTTACAGTAAAATCTATTaagaaatctgtgttttattcattattattacaattaatttGTCATTATCATTGCagttatcatcattattataacCACCATCATAGGTTACACTGGTCTATTGAATgtagtgtaaaaacaaacaaacaaaatgagtaaacaaaatactgtgaaaaaaaaattcatatcaAAAAAGTGCATCTTAATAGCACTAATTGTTATGACAACACAACTATGCATTTTAGGAATCTGGCCAAACAATTAAGCATGAAATGTTGCAGTTATACTTGAATTTTGCAGAGAAACACTCCCACACTGACCATCATCATTGTTCTCCCTTTTTATCTGCTCATCCTGAGAtccatcctcatcctcatcataTCTCT
This window harbors:
- the irx4a gene encoding iroquois-class homeodomain protein IRX-4a, whose translation is MSYPQFGYPYSSAPQFLMTTNSLTTCCESTGRSIADSGVATSGQTPVYCPVYESRLLATARHELSSAAALGVYGSPYTGGQGYGNYVTYGTDASAFYSLGTFDTKDATASAHAGITQATAYYPYDPTLGQYQYDRYGSMDGGTRRKNATRETTSTLKAWLQEHRKNPYPTKGEKIMLAIITKMTLTQVSTWFANARRRLKKENKMTWPPRNKGSEEKRYDEDEDGSQDEQIKRENNDDETRSRADKDLQLSDLEDFDTLESESSECELKHRYHMNAHMSTTADCPTDHLIKDASLKISIPVPLGGEQDLSKSCLKTNPGDFQPDNRQQTKACYNQQQQQQQQQQGHQILDGKPRIWSLAQTATSLNQTEYPSCMLRCQPPPSSLTPSPAATSPVTGLDNRQDSPVTTLRNWVDGVFHDPLFRHSTLSQALTNTTVSWTTNTKGAILEADRSAAALQQHQESSKDSAMSFPKTINKLFCS